The stretch of DNA GTCCGGTTCTTCCAGGATTTCACCGCCATCCGAAGCCAGATCGAATCCGGCGCTGTCGGCAAGCCGGCCGTGGTACGCATAACGCGCGGCGGCCCCTTCCCGCGCGGCAAAAACGGCTGGTACGGCGATCCCGCGCAGTCCGGTGGCGTGCTTCTGGACCTCTCGCTGCACGATTTCGACTGGCTGCGCTACACATTCGGCGAAGTCGAGCGTGTGACCGCGAACTGCCTGATGGCGCAGGGAGCCGTGGACCGGGACTACGCCCTGGCGGTCCTTCGCTTCAAGAGCGGCGTCATAGCCCACGTGGAAGGTACCTGGGTACACACGGACGGTTTCCGCGTTGAAGTGGAAATCAGCGGCGATAAAGGCGTGCTCGAGCACTCGAGCCAGTTCCCCTACGCGGTCAAAGTGCGTAAGAATGCCGCCGAGGCCGGCCCCGCGGTCGCCTTCCCTGAAAGCCCGACCTTCAAAGACCCGTACACCGCGGAACTCGAGGAACTGCTGGCCGCGGTCACGGAAGGCAAACCCGCCCGAGTGACCGCCGAAGACGGCGTCGCCTCGCTGGCCATCGCCGAAGCCTGCTGGAAAAGCGCCAAGACCGGCGAGCCCGTAACGCTCCACGCGTGAAGGTACGAGGAAATGAGGCAATGGGGAAATGGGGAAATGCGGAAACGACCCGGTAATTACCTCGTGTCCTCATTTCAGGCT from Armatimonadota bacterium encodes:
- a CDS encoding Gfo/Idh/MocA family oxidoreductase — protein: MKRIGIIGAGGIANKHAGAWAGVEGAQIVAVADPDAERVSALAERTGAKAYPSVEAMLADVTIDAADICVPTLQHIPVAMACLAARIPTIIEKPMARTVADARALVDAYNSAGVPLAPAHVVRFFQDFTAIRSQIESGAVGKPAVVRITRGGPFPRGKNGWYGDPAQSGGVLLDLSLHDFDWLRYTFGEVERVTANCLMAQGAVDRDYALAVLRFKSGVIAHVEGTWVHTDGFRVEVEISGDKGVLEHSSQFPYAVKVRKNAAEAGPAVAFPESPTFKDPYTAELEELLAAVTEGKPARVTAEDGVASLAIAEACWKSAKTGEPVTLHA